The Silene latifolia isolate original U9 population chromosome X, ASM4854445v1, whole genome shotgun sequence genome contains the following window.
CAAAGAGGTGATGGCGCTAACCCTTCTGTGGAAAAATAAACGCAACAATTGCCTAGCAATAAGTAAATTGGTGGTGTTCATTACGCGTAGAGGCATAGTCTGTATGCTATGCCCCAAACTGAACTGTAGTAACCTTAATAGAGCGGCTTAGTACAATATGTAGCTATTTTCCTTACATTTGCACCTCCAGTCTCGGACCAATAAAGCAACAAGTATCTCAAGCTCAGGATCGAGGCTGTCGGAGTTGAATACCTCTAGGCTACAGTGTAATACTAAGCACGCGTTTTGTTCTATATACTTCTATTCAATTGCTATAATTTAAACTCCTTAAAGCGCACTACAAAATTTCATAGCCAACCATCAATATCAACTTTTTCCACCCAGGTAGGAAGATAAACTTTAATAGACCCGTTGACGGCTGGCCATTATCACCAGATCTTGACGGAAAAAGAATTAGGGGACCACGAGTTGAACACTCAAACCCATGGCCATTATCACCAGATCTTATCAGGAAGATGGTAGAGTTACACCAGGTGTATGATACACCACCAATAATGACGCGCCACTTGTCCAATTCAAAGAATCTTTTTTAATCTAATTAATCCCTTGATTCCTTCATTAATTGTCCCCCCTAATTAATGTTCTCGGTTTTGCcacatattttattaattaaaaaaaacttcTCTCCTAATTTATATTTAAGTCTTATTTATTACTAAtaccttttattatttttagtattTATATATACAGTATATACCTTTAATATTTCGTATATTTATGTATACCTCTAATATATGTACACAGTCCTGTATACGCTACGGTTAATTGATACGTATTGTATCAATTTCTTTATACGGTATGATTATTCCTTATATGTATGTTTATGTATTTacgttaaatttttttttttaaaatttttttttcaattaatattttttcatataataccttttcttttgtcttatattattttaaATTATACCTAAAtttcgttgtaatttatttttttgCGTAATGTTTTGTTTTATACACACTGTTTTTAatatttaatttctttaaattaattttttttttttaaaaatttaaaattaaatttattttatgattaattttcattgtacttttttttttgcttatGTGGGTATGAGTAAGTTATGTCTTTTTTTATACACatcattttaaaattttaattaaattgataaatattttatttttttaagttATAAGAAGTATTTGCTAATATCCATGACCGGAAGTTAAAAagaccttatatatatatatatatatatatatatatatatatatatatatatatatatatatatatatatatataggattggACATATGACAAGATAAGTTAGTGGGTGCAAAGTGGTTTCCTTACTTAGTTCATGCTTTCCTTACTAAGTGTCTCGTGTTCGAATCCTCTTGtgggtttttctttttttttttggcataaTTTTGCACAAGTTAACCGTATGCTATTCTAATACTTGAAGACATATACTCAATAATCTTGTGAAAATGAATTAAGGAAAATAGTCATTGATTTTGATTGATCATACATTATTTGTTTAAAGAAGTCAAATGatatacaaaaaaaaatcatacttcCTATTTACAACCTATGACTATAATTTGTATATTGAGAATATTGAGAATTTGAATATTGTGACCTAAATTGCGATTGGGAGAACGTCGGAGTATTTTGTGACGGTGTAAAACGTGGAGTATTTTGTGTACCACTAAAGCCACTCATAAAGGATGAAGCATCATCGTTTGGAACATGTCGGGTTGGGTTCGTATTTGGGGGAGCGTAGTGGTTGTCGGATCCTCATCATTtgtctttctccttctctttgtCTGTTTGACAATACGTCTTCTGCCATTCCCTCGCTTGTCGGGGGGTCTCTAATGTCACCTTCTTGTTGAGGTGTGTTTATGATAGTCTCCCTAGGTCGTAGTCTCCTACGACCCCACATTTTTGAGGAAACTCCACCTGCCGCAAATGAATCTATAGATCGTATCCCAGATGAGCCTCTAACTCTTTGATTAGTTCATCGGTTCTCGCTATTATAAATGTCGAAGACCCTTCACTTTGCATAGCCAACCtcttaatgtaatcattttttaCCGTTATCTCAAGAGACCTTTTAACACGTTCTGAGTCATCCGGGTTGTAGTACCCAACCCGAATATTTTCGTATCCTCTAACCAAATCCTTGCGCGGCGCTCGATTATGTATTTGTCTGGGATAGCTTTTACGTCCAACACATCAAGACACTTCATGATATGGCGACATAAGATCCTTCTAAATTCAAACATCTTACAACCACATTTATACTCACCAGTGATTGTGTCAATACTCACTTCAAAACTTCTTCGATCTTTCTTCCAAAATGCTTCTGTCACTTTTGATGTGGCCCTAAACCTCTTGATGAAACCCAAACTATTTGGAAGAGTTTCGACATTGGTGCTTATACAACCATATACCTCTGTTTTCACCTCTTCGAATTTACTGTTTGTGTAGACCTTACTAAAGATATCCTCGAATAATATCATGGGATCCCATTTAAGTGGGCTCTTAATGTCTTTGGCGTTATTGACTTTCTCGTCCTCCATCTTTTTCTCTATGGCATCCTCGTACTGCTCCATGAATTGCATCAGGCCGGTTTCTATGCTCATGTACGTTTTAATAAATCTGTTTGTTTGTTCACTCCTCCGAGTAGAAGACATACCCGCACGTAAAGTGTCTTTCCAAAAACAGGCATCCACCGCTGTCTCATATCCCATGCACCCCTCAACCATTTGTTGCGTCGCAAGTTGTATTTTTCCATGAAATCGTCCCACATATCTTGCAGTTCCTCCTCGGTGATACTCTCGTGTCCAAGCGTACGCAAATCTCTATCAATCCGAGGAAATTGTGGGTGGTCTTTTAGATTCTTATCCGCGTTTTGAAGAATATGCCAAAGGCATAATCTATGTTTAGTCTCCGGGAACACTTTCTTGATTGCCCCTTCCATTGCTTTACATTGATCAGTTAGTAAGACGGTCGGAGCTCTCCCCATCCATTCCATCCACTTCTCAAACACCCACTCGAATGACTCTGTGTCTTCGTATGAAATTAAAGCAGCTGCATATAATATTGTACTTCCATGATGATTAACTCCAACGAATGGACAAAGGCATCCGGTACTGTTGCTTAGGAATGTACTATCGAACGACGATGGGTCACCAAAAGCCTTGTACATGGCACGACATCGTGCATCAGACCAGAAAATGTTCAACAGCTTATTATCCGCGTCCCTTTCAACAGCGTAGTAAAAATCTGGATTCTGCGCTTTTAAGGCCTCGAAATAATTTAAGACCTCTTTAGCATCACCACGAAACCTACTTTTGCGACGTTCGTTGTTGATGAAGTTTCTCGCGTCCTGCCCATTGAAATGTAGATTATGAATCCCTCCAACCTCCCTAACTAATGTGTTGAAGTTCCGGGTAATTGGTATGCCAGCTCTGTCATTCAACATCAACCTTGTCTTGAAATATTCGCTTATGTGCCTATAATTGACTACATGCCGGCTAACTTCAGGATTCAAATCGTGATTATGTACCAAATCACAAGTACAGATTACAAATGAATCTGCTATACAAGACCTCCAAAAAATAAAGGAGAATAGGATCATTCTCATGGAAGAGAATGTCTCCATTGAAAATGTTATTGCTAAGTTTTTTTCAAATTAATTTGGTATGTATATATGTATGTTTGGATGTTGTACCCAAATCCACAATTTTTCCTCTTATTTGGGTATTCATCTCGGTTTGTTAGTTTTTTAATTTGTATaatatttaaattatataaaatGTGGACTTCTAGTATTTTCCATTTATGTACTTTATTCAATTCCATCGCTTTTACTTGTTTATTTGAACCGTTAAAATTGATTTgacaaaacacaacacaaaaagaatAATGAACAATTTAAATTGATTTGACATAATACAAACCATAAAGAGTAATAAAAAAAGGAACAATTTAAATTGATTTGACATAATAGCAACCATAAAgagtaataaaaaaaatgaacaaTTCAAATTTGATTTGACTAAACACTACTCTACTTGAAATGACTATTGTTGTTGCGTGTGTAAGAAAATCCGGCGGCATGCATAAAGACCACAATTCTGAGAAACGATTTGACTTCCAAATCACATCAAGtcacaattttaaaaaaaaaaaaaaaggattttaaaaccctaactgCTACCTTTTCCCATTATAAAAGGCAAAACACATTCATCTCAAAATTATCCTTCAGAAGACCAACCCTAATC
Protein-coding sequences here:
- the LOC141617154 gene encoding protein FAR1-RELATED SEQUENCE 5-like, producing MEGLHNIAIESLSGLEEQVAMLHEQEFRVMKMVVGAIKIRSDCHAKGMKEMEKEADDFVKSVLGTYEKCCKLREELEDDIKILKAGIPITRNFNTLVREVGGIHNLHFNGQDARNFINNERRKSRFRGDAKEVLNYFEALKAQNPDFYYAVERDADNKLLNIFWSDARCRAMYKAFGDPSSFDSTFLSNSTGCLCPFVGVNHHGSTILYAAALISYEDTESFEWVFEKWMEWMGRAPTVLLTDQCKAMEGAIKKVFPETKHRLCLWHILQNADKNLKDHPQFPRIDRDLRTLGHESITEEELQDMWDDFMEKYNLRRNKWLRGAWDMRQRWMPVFGKTLYVRYEDAIEKKMEDEKVNNAKDIKSPLKWDPMILFEDIFSKVYTNSKFEEVKTEVYGCISTNVETLPNSLGFIKRFRATSKVTEAFWKKDRRSFEVSIDTITGEYKCGCKMFEFRRILCRHIMKCLDVLDVKAIPDKYIIERRARIWLEDTKIFGLGTTTRMTQNVLKGLLR